In the genome of Methanopyrus kandleri AV19, one region contains:
- a CDS encoding AEC family transporter gives MGGLEAFLEILGLVFVGYTLRKVGVFSKDTPSHLNAYVVYLAMPALVFTAMLRAPIQGLLQHLKLVVISMLLSVMCALIGFAVARKMARDRRDAMAVALASGLGNTGFLGYPVCLSTFGEPGLEAAVFYDFGTTLSVIAAYLMLSSRRENPLKMSLRFPPAHAAVAGMCWAALGLHLPDTIRSTLQLLGRSVVPVIMVSLGASLRWDLPKSVISVIPTVWVVKLCASPVVAATIAPSGLDGKVAVLEAAMPPALMNLVLAELLGLRPHVTAALVFSTTVISLATVPTVIYLVSGGGGA, from the coding sequence GTGGGAGGGCTGGAAGCGTTCCTTGAGATACTCGGACTAGTGTTCGTGGGATACACGTTACGTAAGGTTGGGGTCTTTTCCAAAGATACGCCGTCCCATCTCAACGCGTACGTGGTTTATCTGGCCATGCCGGCGTTAGTGTTCACCGCGATGTTGAGGGCCCCGATTCAGGGACTACTCCAGCATCTCAAGCTCGTGGTCATCTCGATGTTGCTGTCGGTCATGTGTGCCCTCATCGGTTTCGCGGTCGCTCGTAAGATGGCCCGCGATCGGCGCGATGCGATGGCTGTTGCCCTAGCCTCGGGGCTGGGGAACACCGGGTTTTTGGGGTACCCAGTATGCCTCTCCACGTTCGGGGAACCGGGTCTCGAAGCAGCGGTTTTCTACGACTTCGGGACGACCCTGTCGGTGATAGCGGCTTACCTGATGCTGTCCTCCCGCCGCGAAAACCCATTGAAGATGAGCCTACGTTTTCCGCCCGCCCATGCCGCCGTCGCGGGAATGTGTTGGGCGGCTCTCGGGCTTCACCTACCCGATACCATCCGCTCGACTCTGCAGCTGCTGGGACGCTCCGTAGTGCCGGTCATCATGGTCTCACTCGGAGCCTCACTTCGGTGGGATCTCCCCAAATCCGTCATCAGTGTGATACCGACCGTCTGGGTCGTTAAATTGTGTGCATCGCCGGTAGTGGCGGCGACCATCGCTCCGTCGGGGTTGGACGGCAAAGTGGCCGTTCTGGAGGCCGCAATGCCTCCAGCCCTGATGAACTTGGTATTGGCGGAGCTCTTGGGACTGAGACCGCACGTGACCGCCGCCTTGGTGTTCTCGACCACCGTGATATCGCTGGCGACGGTTCCGACGGTGATCTACCTGGTATCGGGTGGGGGCGGAGCGTGA